One window from the genome of Flavobacterium agricola encodes:
- a CDS encoding shikimate dehydrogenase family protein, producing MKNKKYIYGLVGRNISYSFSPKYFKNKFKNLDLKNYKYKIFDLENIKEFEGILDNKNVHGLNVTIPYKEEIIPFLDKLNKHAKIIGAVNTITISKKGKTTGYNTDFVGFKKSLQPLLMPYHNKALILGTGGASKAVAYALKKLNIEYDFVSRTPNEYQLGYHELNKKIFNEYQIIINTTPIGTHPNVDKAPDLDYSLFTNKHIAYDLVYNPEITKFLSLAQKHGAVGKNGYEMLELQAEKAWKIWNE from the coding sequence ATGAAAAATAAAAAATACATATACGGGCTTGTAGGACGTAATATTAGCTATTCATTTTCTCCAAAATATTTTAAAAATAAATTTAAAAACCTGGATTTAAAAAACTACAAATACAAAATTTTTGATTTAGAGAATATTAAAGAATTTGAAGGCATTTTAGACAACAAAAACGTACACGGACTAAACGTTACCATTCCGTATAAAGAAGAAATTATTCCGTTTTTAGACAAGCTAAATAAACACGCCAAAATAATTGGTGCTGTAAATACCATAACCATAAGTAAAAAAGGCAAAACAACCGGTTATAATACCGATTTCGTAGGATTTAAAAAATCGTTACAACCTTTACTTATGCCTTACCACAACAAAGCGCTAATTTTAGGAACCGGCGGTGCAAGTAAAGCAGTTGCATATGCGTTAAAAAAATTAAATATTGAATACGATTTTGTTTCGCGCACCCCAAACGAATATCAATTGGGATATCATGAATTAAACAAAAAAATATTTAACGAATACCAAATTATAATCAACACAACCCCAATCGGAACGCATCCAAATGTAGATAAAGCGCCAGATTTAGATTATTCGCTATTCACAAACAAACATATTGCTTATGATTTGGTGTACAATCCTGAAATTACTAAGTTTTTAAGTTTGGCTCAAAAACATGGTGCAGTAGGGAAAAATGGCTACGAAATGTTAGAATTACAAGCCGAAAAAGCATGGAAAATTTGGAATGAATAA
- a CDS encoding DUF349 domain-containing protein: protein MLDQHDNLQNADGKQENETAINKAVTNLNDVLSEIDNSNAEDNEDDGAKNIVIEIKDYESFTFDALVEELDHLLTEYPIVSIKNNVEEIKKVFTLKFNHLIEEKKDEYVNEHGNDLEFEYFLPAKTKFDGLLNKYKDRRNAHYNQLQNQLKSNLQNREALLAELKEVLDSSTEDAKSLVTKVNDIRNRWRNAGPIPKDKYNLVFNDYQFHIERFFEHLNMDREMREVEFQFNFEQKSKIIERVKELLAEEDTIKAFKELQTLHRIWKEEIGPVGKAKADELWNELSELTKQMHDKREAYFAHQKGIYLQNLEKRKAIIETIKKLSEAKTNAHSEWQNKINQVETLREQFINGPCT from the coding sequence ATGTTAGATCAGCACGATAACCTGCAAAATGCAGACGGAAAACAAGAAAACGAAACGGCTATAAATAAAGCAGTAACCAATTTAAACGACGTTTTATCTGAGATTGACAATTCTAACGCTGAAGATAATGAAGATGACGGAGCCAAAAACATTGTTATCGAAATAAAAGATTACGAATCTTTTACTTTTGATGCCTTGGTTGAGGAACTCGATCATTTACTAACCGAATATCCAATTGTTTCGATAAAAAATAACGTAGAAGAAATTAAAAAGGTTTTTACGTTAAAATTCAACCATTTAATAGAAGAAAAAAAAGACGAATATGTTAATGAGCACGGCAACGATTTAGAATTTGAATATTTTTTACCGGCCAAAACCAAATTTGATGGCTTATTAAATAAATACAAAGACCGCCGAAACGCGCATTACAACCAATTACAAAATCAGCTAAAAAGCAACTTACAAAACAGAGAAGCTTTATTGGCCGAATTAAAAGAAGTTTTAGACAGCAGTACCGAAGATGCAAAATCTCTAGTTACTAAAGTTAACGACATCCGCAACCGCTGGCGCAATGCTGGGCCAATTCCGAAAGATAAATACAACTTAGTTTTTAACGATTATCAATTTCATATTGAACGATTTTTTGAACATTTAAACATGGATCGAGAAATGCGTGAAGTTGAGTTTCAGTTTAATTTTGAACAAAAATCAAAAATTATTGAGCGCGTTAAAGAACTTTTAGCTGAAGAAGATACAATAAAAGCATTTAAAGAGTTACAAACCTTACATCGCATTTGGAAAGAAGAAATTGGGCCGGTTGGTAAAGCCAAAGCTGATGAATTATGGAATGAGCTAAGCGAACTTACCAAACAAATGCACGACAAACGCGAAGCTTATTTTGCGCACCAAAAAGGCATTTATTTGCAAAATTTAGAAAAACGCAAAGCAATTATTGAAACCATTAAAAAGCTTAGCGAAGCCAAAACAAATGCACATAGCGAATGGCAAAATAAAATTAATCAGGTAGAAACCTTACGTGAACAATTTATAAACGGGCCGTGTACCTAA